Proteins from a genomic interval of Yarrowia lipolytica chromosome 1E, complete sequence:
- a CDS encoding uncharacterized protein (Compare to YALI0E16577g, some similarities with uniprot|P34233 Saccharomyces cerevisiae YKL185w ASH1 negative regulator of HO transcription, similar to Saccharomyces cerevisiae ASH1 (YKL185W); ancestral locus Anc_4.283), with product MEVARQSLEPFAFAANKRPLDMVDSDEPRSDRSEKANLRRLAIVNERRQYEETLKPDSSDTEPAAATAAEQPAANSPPAVEIDPSSGLHVPTLRATSVIPSLSLMYADTAPRDVWRPQIEAWMKKSGHRMRDVERAVEASDKLDDKYMLKDPKPVAKSKAGPVAKTSTVVDEQLPPQTASITMPSPQIHSSAHVVSTPQITEPPTLKPPQSPIQHIPPPPHMASPHPSPHMETSMVASPALSSPPKPIHSASTYSTPSYGKRRCISCGSDQSPCWRPSWSASAGQLCNSCGLRYKKTGARCTESDCGRIPAKGEWAVMRNTAKRNPETGRMDYACIYCRGVVEVNERF from the coding sequence ATGGAAGTCGCCCGACAAAGCCTCGAACCATTCGCGTTCGCTGCCAACAAACGGCCACTGGACATGGTCGACTCTGACGAGCCCCGATCAGACAGATCCGAGAAAGCAAACCTCCGTCGACTCGCCATTGTCAACGAACGCCGACAGTACGAAGAGACGCTCAAACCAGACTCGTCGGACACAGAACCTGCCGCTGCCACAGCCGCTGAGCAGCCCGCCGCCAACTCGCCTCCCGCCGTCGAAATCGACCCGTCGTCAGGCCTACACGTGCCCACCCTACGAGCCACCTCGGTGATCCCGTCCTTATCGCTCATGTACGCCGACACGGCTCCTCGAGACGTGTGGAGACCGCAGATCGAGGCCTGGATGAAGAAGTCCGGCCACCGAATGCGCGACGTGGAACGGGCCGTCGAGGCGTCCGACAAGCTCGACGACAAGTATAtgctcaaggaccccaagcCCGTGGCCAAATCCAAGGCAGGCCCTGTCGCAAAGACATCCACTGTCGTGGATGAACAACTACCCCCACAAACGGCATCCATCACCATGCCCTCGCCACAGATCCACAGCAGCGCACACGTTGTCAGCACCCCACAGATCACAGAGCCACCCACGCTCAAACCCCCACAGTCCCCCATACAACACATCCCCCCACCCCCACACATGGCGTCTCCACACCCGTCACCTCATATGGAGACCTCAATGGTCGCCTCTCCGGCACTGTCGTCGCCTCCCAAACCCATCCACAGTGCCTCCACATACTCCACCCCCAGCTATGGCAAGCGACGATGTATCAGTTGTGGATCGGACCAGAGTCCCTGCTGGCGCCCGTCGTGGTCTGCATCAGCAGGACAGCTGTGCAACTCATGCGGTTTGCGGTACAAGAAGACTGGAGCCCGATGCACCGAGTCCGACTGTGGCCGGATCCCAGCCAAGGGCGAGTGGGCAGTTATGCGAAACACGGCTAAGCGAAATCCGGAAACCGGCCGGATGGACTATGCATGCATTTATTGTCGAGGAGTGGTGGAAGTGAATGAGAGGTTTTGA